The following proteins come from a genomic window of Triticum aestivum cultivar Chinese Spring chromosome 6A, IWGSC CS RefSeq v2.1, whole genome shotgun sequence:
- the LOC123131131 gene encoding uncharacterized protein, with translation MGRKSTLNFAPSAAAAAAGRKRKGSTFAPLPACKRRAPAQPAGGWASLPTDIVGLVTRRLLGEGDGDVVDYICFRAVCSYWRACTPAPRDSDLRDPRLRPRGWVALCDGDAVRPDDACEIAFFHTRTARRLRVPLPELRRHRVVGFTDGLVVLLHERTIAVRVLHPFTCDAVDFPPLLTMYLQVVRQKASLLDMNAAVCSSASSSSADSSIAVVVWFPYTDVVLAADPGSSDWEVLHRGFYVGCALPFQGRLYATMSCSSEIVQLYPPRRKAVPLENHVVIAHAPHSADREVCTFYLAESGGRMLLAVRQPAPYANGA, from the coding sequence ATGGGTAGGAAATCGACCCTTAATTTTGCTccgtccgcggcggcggcggcggcaggaaggAAGCGAAAAGGATCCACCTTTGCCCCGCTGCCCGCGTGCAAGCGCAGAGCACCGGCGCAGCCAGCCGGCGGCTGGGCGTCCCTGCCCACGGACATAGTAGGCCTCGTCACCCGCCGGCTtctgggcgagggcgacggcgacgtGGTCGACTACATCTGCTTCCGCGCCGTCTGCTCCTACTGGCGCGCCTGCACGCCCGCGCCTCGCGACTCCGACCTGCGGGACCCTCGCCTCCGCCCGCGCGGCTGGGTCGCGCTCTGCGACGGCGACGCCGTCCGCCCGGACGACGCCTGCGAGATCGCCTTCTTCCACACGCGCACGGCCAGGCGCCTCCGCGTCCCCCTGCCGGAGCTCCGGCGGCACAGGGTCGTCGGCTTCACCGACGGCCTCGTCGTCCTCTTGCACGAGCGCACCATCGCGGTCCGCGTGCTGCACCCGTTCACGTGCGACGCCGTCGACTTCCCGCCCCTCCTCACCATGTACCTCCAGGTGGTCAGGCAGAAGGCGTCCCTGCTCGACATGAACGCCGCGGTGTGCAGCAGCGCGTCCTCCTCCTCCGCAGACTCCTCCATCGCCGTGGTGGTCTGGTTCCCCTACACGGACGTGGTGCTCGCCGCCGACCCGGGCTCGTCGGATTGGGAGGTCCTCCACCGAGGGTTCTACGTCGGGTGCGCCCTGCCCTTCCAAGGAAGGCTCTACGCCACCATGTCGTGCTCGAGCGAGATCGTGCAGTTATACCCTCCGAGACGCAAAGCTGTACCGCTGGAGAACCATGTCGTGATTGCTCACGCTCCACATTCCGCCGACCGCGAAGTCTGTACTTTTTACCTCGCGGAGTCCGGTGGAAGGATGCTGCTCGCCGTCCGGCAGCCAGCTCCTTATGCGAATGGGGCATAA